GGCCGGAGTCGACGCGGTCGAGTGCGATCACGGGCACGTCGTGGGCGGCGAGCGCGCGGGCGACGCTGACGCCGGTGATGTGGGCGTTGGCGACGAGCGCCGGCGGGCGGTCGAACTCGGCGTCGGCGAGCGCCGCGACCAGCGCGTCGGTGTCGTGGAACGTGTCGGCCATGCGCGCCGCTTCGACCGGCGCGGCTAAAGGCCCGCGTTCGCCGGCGTCGACTGCCGGCGACGCGGACGCCGAGGCGTCGTCGGGCCGCCGGGTACCGCTGCGAGCGCGTCGTTTATCCGGCGCCCGGCCCTCACGTCGGGCATGAGCGACACAGACGACGCCGGTGCCGACGACGCCGTCCCCGGGCGCGTGCGGGGCGCCGTCCGCGACCACGACGCCGTCGCCGACGACCCCGCGGACGGCGAACTGGTCGTCACCTCGACGCCGTTCGACGGCCGCATCGCGGTCGCGGAGGCCGACGACGGGCGGATCGAGTTCGACGTGACCGTGACCGTCCCCACGCTGTCTGCGGTCGTCGCGGACGACGTGGCGGACGTGGTCGAAGACGGGTGGCTCGACACCTTCGAACGCCGAATCGCGACCATCGGCGACGTGACCACCGCCGGGCACGACCTCGACCCGACCGTCGAACGCGCCGGTGACGAGGTCGTCGTCGCGGAGTCGCTGCGCGACCTGAACGAACGCCGGGGACTGAACGACGCCGTCGCCGTCGTCGACTACGTCGAGGGGACGTACGTGCAGGGGGTCATCCCCGGCTACGAGTACGGCGAACCGGTGTCGGGGCTGATCAGCCGCGCTCGCGCCGCCGGCGGGAGTGACGGCTTCTGAGGCGGGGAGCGCGAGAACGAGACCGGGGCGGCGAGTCGACCGTGTCCGAACCGGTCAGCCCATCGCGATGTACGTCTGCGTGTCCTCGACGCCGGTGATCCCCTGGATCCCGTCGGCGGCGACGCGCTTCACGTCCGTCGGCGCGTCCACCTCCACCTTCACCACGAAGTCCATGTCGCCGGCGACGATGTGCGCCTCTTGGACCCCTTCGAGGTTCAGGATCCCGTCGCGGATGCGGTCGGCGTCGCCGGAGGCGGCCTTCACCATGACGTACGCGACGACCATTCAGAGACCACCTCCCGACCCCGCGGCGGAGGCGAGCGTCCCCGCGGCGTCGTCGCCGACGAGCAGTTGTCGGACGTCGTCGAGCACCTCGAAGTCAGCGAGCACCGCGACGCGGTCGCCCGCCTCCAGCGAGTCGTCGGGGAACGGGATCCCCATCGCCTGGTTCTGCTTACCGAACGCGAGCAGGCGCGCCTGCGAGGGGAGTTGCACCTCGCTGAGGGTGTAGCCGCGCATCGGCGACTCGTCGGGGATCGTGAACAGCAGCACTTGGAGGTTCTCCGCGATGTCGGCGATTGCCCGGATGTTCCCGCCCAGCAGGGCGTTCTTCGCGCCGATGGCGCCGAGGCGCTCGGGGTAGATGATCTCGTCGACCTCGTTGGCGTACTTCTGGTAGATCTCCTCGCGGTAGTCCTCGTCGATGCGCATCACGGTGCGGCAGCCGTGGTGTTTGGCGATCATGCACGCCGCGAAGTTCACGTTCAGATCGCCGGTGAGCGCGCCCACGGCGTCGGCACGCTCGACCGCCGCCTTCGCCAGCACGTCCTCGTGGGAGCCGTCACCCTCGACGACGCTGAACCCCGCAGTTCGCGCCCGACTCGCCCGGTCGGCGTCGCGCTCCACGACGGTCACGTCGTGCCCCTCCTCGCGGAGCACCCGCGCCGTGCGAAGTCCGACACGTCCCGCTCCGATGACGATGAAACGCATGTGCTACCAATTACCACGGGAGAATATAACGATACCCCCGACTCAGAGGAAGGGTTTTGTTCCTGCTACTCGTTGACACACGGCATGGTTCACGCGTTCGTGATGGTGAAGGTGAGCGGGGACGCGGACACGCCGGGCGTCGCGGACACGGTGTCGCGGATCGAGACGGTGACCGAGGCGCACGTCGTCGCGGGCGAGTTCGACATCGTCGCGGAGGTGGACGCCCCGGACATGTACACCGTGCTCGACACCGTCGCCGACGCGGTTCGCGGGATCGACGGCGTCACGGACACGCGGACGTACGTGTCGATGACCGCCTGAGCGCGAGGCGCCTCGTCTACCGCTCCAACTCGTACGTCTCGGGGTGCTCGTCGGCGACCTGCCGGGCCGCCTCGCGCTGGCGCTCGACGTCCGCCGGGAGGGACTCGTACATCGAGTCGAACATCTCCTCGGGGTCGGGTCGCGGAACCGCCTCCGCGGTGTCGACGGCGTCGGCGAGTTCCTCGTTCGCCTCGGCAGTCGCCTCCTCGACGAAGTCGCCGTCGACGATTCCCTGGCCCTCGCACCACTCGGCGAAGCGGTCGACCGGGTCGCGCAGGCGCCACTCGGGCAGGTCCGGGTCGCCGTCGCGGTACTGGCTGGGGTCGTCGGCGGTCGTGTGGGCGCCGCGGCGGTAGGTGAGCGCCTCCACGAGCACGGGGTCGCCGTCGCGGGCGCTCGCCAGCGCGTCCTCGACGACTGCGCGCGTCGCCAGCGGGTCGTTGCCGTCGACCTGCACGCCGTCGATGCCGTAGGCGTCGGCCTTGATCGCGATGGACTCGCTGGCGGTCTGGCGCTCGCGCGGGAGCGAGATGGCCCAGCCGTTGTTCTCACAGAAGAAGACGGTCGGCGCGTCGAACACGCCCGCGAAGTTCAGCCCCTCGTGGAAGTCGCCCTCGCTGGTCGCACCGTCGCCGAAGCAGACGAGCGCGGCCCAGTCCTCGTCGGCGTAGTTCGCGGCCATCCCCGCACCGGCGGCGTGTGGGATCTGGCTGGCGATGGGGACCGCCTGCGGGAACACGGGCACGTCGTGGTCGGAGTGGTACTCGGCGAAGCCGCGACGGAACAGGAGGATGTCGCTCATCGGGACGCCGCGAGCGATCTGGAGGGCGTTCGAGCGGTAGGTGGGGAACAGGTGGTCGTCGTCGCGCATCGCGTGGGCGGCGCCGACCTGCGCAGCCTCCTGCCCCTCGTACGGCGGGTAGCCGCTCATCCACCCGCGGCGTTGGAGGGCGAGCGCGCGCTCGTCGAAGCGTCGCGTTCGGATCACGTCCCGCAGCGCCGCCCGGGCGTCTTCGGCGTCGAAGCGGGTGTCGTCGAGGTCCCGTTCTCCGACGATCCGCGTCACGTCGTCGCTCATAGCTCGCCACTCCCGCCGCATCCGGCATAAATTGCGGCGGGACGCGCCCGCCGGTCGGCGCCCGCGGCAGTCGGTCCGCGTCACGCGCACTGCCGCGTCTCGCCCCGCCGGTGTGCCTCGCGCCCGACAGCGAAAAGAGCGCCCGTCCCCAAGCGTGGGTATGGTCTCGGCCCTCGCGCTCGTGCTCACCCTCGTCGCGCTCGCGGTGAACACGCTCGTCGTCGCGGTGCTGTCGCGCTTCTTCCGCATCCGCCTGAAGACGCAGTGGGGGTGGGTCGTCTACACGCTCATGGTCTCGCCGGTCGTCTTACTGGTGCTCGGGCTGATTCAGGGGACCGTGATCCCACCGCTGTTCGAGGGTGCCGCGGGGCTGTTCCTCGCGGTGTTCGTCGCCGTCCCGCTCGCGCTCGGGTTCACCATCGACCTGCTGTACGTTCCGCCGCCCGAGGAGTACGACCTGCCGGCGTCGGAGTAGGGGCCAGTCTATCGTGACTCGTTCACCCACGCCGGGCGGGTCACGGTCGTGTTGCCGACGTCGACGACGCTCGCCTGCTCGACGACCGTCACGTTCCCGCCGGTCCGTTCTTCGACGTACCGTACACCGACAGCGCGAACCACGCCGTCTGGGTCGACCCAATACGCCGCCCGTCTGTCGGCGCCAGTCGTCGTCAGGAGGTGAGCCGGCCCGAACGGCGTGTCGACCGCGCCACGGTACCGGAGCTCGCTGTCAGCGATCCGGTCGATCAGGTACCCGCCCCGACGGAACGTCTCCAGCATTTCGGGGGCGTTCAGCGGCTGTGTCGAGACTCTGGGTTCGCCCTCGTAGCTGTCCCTGCGCGCGTACTGGTCGGTCGCGTTGCGCCAGTAGACGACGCTCGCGGTGGCGTCGCCGCGGTCGGGCCAGTCGAAGACGAACCGACCTCGGGGCCAGTCAATGCGGGCGTGGTACTCCGTAGTGTTCGGTTCGCCCCCTCGCCAGCCGATCTCTCGAACGCTCCCCGTCACCGAGTGCGAGGTGTCGTTCAGGGCCGCGACGTGGGTACGGTACAACAGCGTCTCGTTCACCTCACTCTCAGGTGTCGACGCGTTGGGAGCGATCCCAGCCGGTACCGGCGGTTGGGTCGTCATCGGGCGG
The DNA window shown above is from Halobaculum marinum and carries:
- a CDS encoding DUF5813 family protein, producing the protein MSDTDDAGADDAVPGRVRGAVRDHDAVADDPADGELVVTSTPFDGRIAVAEADDGRIEFDVTVTVPTLSAVVADDVADVVEDGWLDTFERRIATIGDVTTAGHDLDPTVERAGDEVVVAESLRDLNERRGLNDAVAVVDYVEGTYVQGVIPGYEYGEPVSGLISRARAAGGSDGF
- a CDS encoding Lrp/AsnC family transcriptional regulator, which gives rise to MVVAYVMVKAASGDADRIRDGILNLEGVQEAHIVAGDMDFVVKVEVDAPTDVKRVAADGIQGITGVEDTQTYIAMG
- a CDS encoding potassium channel family protein codes for the protein MRFIVIGAGRVGLRTARVLREEGHDVTVVERDADRASRARTAGFSVVEGDGSHEDVLAKAAVERADAVGALTGDLNVNFAACMIAKHHGCRTVMRIDEDYREEIYQKYANEVDEIIYPERLGAIGAKNALLGGNIRAIADIAENLQVLLFTIPDESPMRGYTLSEVQLPSQARLLAFGKQNQAMGIPFPDDSLEAGDRVAVLADFEVLDDVRQLLVGDDAAGTLASAAGSGGGL
- a CDS encoding Lrp/AsnC family transcriptional regulator, whose amino-acid sequence is MVHAFVMVKVSGDADTPGVADTVSRIETVTEAHVVAGEFDIVAEVDAPDMYTVLDTVADAVRGIDGVTDTRTYVSMTA
- a CDS encoding thiamine pyrophosphate-dependent enzyme is translated as MTRIVGERDLDDTRFDAEDARAALRDVIRTRRFDERALALQRRGWMSGYPPYEGQEAAQVGAAHAMRDDDHLFPTYRSNALQIARGVPMSDILLFRRGFAEYHSDHDVPVFPQAVPIASQIPHAAGAGMAANYADEDWAALVCFGDGATSEGDFHEGLNFAGVFDAPTVFFCENNGWAISLPRERQTASESIAIKADAYGIDGVQVDGNDPLATRAVVEDALASARDGDPVLVEALTYRRGAHTTADDPSQYRDGDPDLPEWRLRDPVDRFAEWCEGQGIVDGDFVEEATAEANEELADAVDTAEAVPRPDPEEMFDSMYESLPADVERQREAARQVADEHPETYELER